Proteins encoded together in one Chryseobacterium sp. G0201 window:
- a CDS encoding GLPGLI family protein, translating to MNYKILKSLVLIILSCNFYAQNFRLDYQLTYKEDSLSSEMTNKNMILLVQGVKSKFLTETQYKVDSLKSTGSKNSAMGDNSFLVINDKEDLSFKYYFFIKDVYKVKENVKLNWELKPDTKKISTYLCRKATLKYKGRTWEAWYTQDLPIQAGPYIFRNLPGLIVYMEDSTGSYKFSLQSIKKRSDALDFENMYKGALNIPQKQLQKVYLNYYSDPLREMKSKNAKTKFIDEKGKEVKPDFREMTKAIQSRLKKYNNPIELSEAIKYPKN from the coding sequence ATGAATTATAAAATTTTAAAAAGTTTAGTACTAATCATTTTGTCTTGTAATTTTTATGCTCAAAATTTTCGACTTGATTATCAACTTACTTATAAAGAAGATTCGTTAAGTTCCGAGATGACCAATAAAAATATGATACTTTTGGTTCAGGGAGTTAAATCTAAATTTTTGACTGAAACCCAATATAAAGTAGACTCACTTAAAAGTACGGGATCTAAAAATTCTGCTATGGGAGATAATAGTTTTTTAGTTATTAATGATAAAGAAGATCTAAGTTTTAAATATTATTTTTTTATTAAAGATGTATATAAAGTAAAAGAAAATGTAAAGCTAAATTGGGAACTAAAACCCGACACAAAAAAAATAAGCACATACTTATGTAGAAAAGCAACTTTAAAATATAAAGGAAGAACTTGGGAGGCATGGTATACTCAAGATTTGCCAATTCAAGCAGGGCCGTATATATTTCGAAATTTGCCTGGATTAATAGTTTATATGGAAGATTCAACCGGTTCTTACAAATTTAGCCTTCAATCAATAAAGAAAAGATCTGATGCTTTAGATTTTGAGAATATGTATAAAGGAGCGCTTAATATTCCGCAAAAGCAGTTACAAAAAGTATATTTAAATTATTACAGTGACCCTCTAAGAGAAATGAAATCAAAAAATGCAAAAACAAAATTTATAGATGAAAAAGGAAAAGAGGTAAAACCTGATTTTAGAGAAATGACAAAAGCAATCCAATCTCGTTTGAAAAAATACAACAATCCAATCGAATTATCTGAAGCCATAAAATATCCTAAAAACTAA
- the gwsG gene encoding grasp-with-spasm system ATP-grasp peptide maturase has product MILILSTPNDDDTNWVMEHLSLLGEKHIRINDLDLFTGKTKMYVELQPYPKLFVENIFFGKVNISEVKCVWFRKFGFFNKYKELIKTEKNIKLLNYLESEYMSTLDIFFEFLKDKKWLNHYLNLQSMTKIGVLIAAQEIGIKIPKTYVSNNSGNLNYDQVYVTKSINDGSVIDIDEKAFFFFTNELSEKKIRSYENFFPSLFQEKISKEYELRIFHLNGKNYSMAIFSQNDDQTKIDYRQINSENPNRYVSYSLPNCMDEKISALMQKLGLNTGSLDMIKADDGEYYFLEVNPSGQFRMTSLPCNYNLHYEVANYLKNMNI; this is encoded by the coding sequence ATGATTTTAATTTTATCTACTCCAAATGATGATGATACAAACTGGGTAATGGAACACTTGTCACTTCTTGGCGAAAAGCATATAAGAATTAACGATTTAGATTTATTTACAGGAAAAACGAAAATGTATGTGGAATTACAGCCATATCCTAAATTGTTTGTAGAAAATATTTTTTTTGGAAAAGTCAATATATCAGAAGTCAAATGTGTTTGGTTCAGGAAATTTGGTTTCTTTAATAAATATAAGGAACTTATAAAAACAGAAAAAAATATAAAACTATTAAATTATTTGGAATCAGAATATATGTCGACACTAGATATTTTTTTTGAATTTTTAAAAGATAAAAAATGGCTTAACCATTATCTAAACCTACAATCAATGACTAAAATAGGAGTTTTAATTGCGGCACAAGAAATTGGAATTAAAATTCCTAAAACATATGTAAGCAACAATTCAGGTAATTTAAACTATGATCAGGTATATGTCACTAAATCTATAAATGACGGATCAGTAATCGATATTGATGAGAAAGCATTCTTTTTTTTCACCAATGAATTAAGTGAAAAAAAAATCAGAAGTTATGAAAATTTCTTTCCTAGTTTATTTCAAGAAAAGATCAGCAAAGAATATGAGCTTAGGATTTTCCACTTGAACGGCAAAAATTATAGTATGGCTATATTTTCTCAAAATGATGATCAAACAAAAATAGATTACAGACAAATCAACTCCGAGAATCCGAATAGATACGTTTCATATAGTCTCCCCAATTGTATGGATGAAAAAATATCAGCTTTGATGCAAAAATTAGGACTGAATACTGGTTCTTTGGATATGATAAAAGCAGATGATGGCGAATATTATTTTTTAGAAGTAAATCCATCTGGTCAGTTTAGGATGACTTCTTTACCTTGTAATTATAATCTTCATTATGAAGTAGCTAATTATCTAAAAAACATGAATATATGA
- a CDS encoding helix-turn-helix domain-containing protein: MMKHTCFFLLLISNLFFTQNKTTDNLGTLDYDKLKNKFYEYYENDNILKTKLTAEYYLQKAKKEKNNLQIAEGYILVHFNENFPIALKYIYSLDIITKNIKGSLYPTRTYLMKGNLYFKNDYLKKALDNYLIALQYAKEQKDQKQIAYANINIAYLNNYLGKYAEAAKTFRYYLHGSHNITNESQHNQIRVSLIYCYIELNKLDSANILIKDGLTSSFTNKSKYSVNQYSYFSGYAYLKQKKYRSAIIELLKAYNFFSSINDDNANYALYSLGKSYDGLRDKKKAVRYFTLLDFNVQKTNKTFPQLREVYTYLVEYYKENNNKEKQLYYIDRFLKVDKKLDEQFKYLSAEIPKKYDTPNLLQEKEDIINDLQNRKIILYVSIGFLSISLLLLSFFYYRSKKTEKKHRKIAQDLINSIELRSFETPEEKLDVFHIQEKEQVNIEDKIAKTTPEDVTQYILKELETFETKELFLKKGITSASLAKSIKTNTTYLSEVINTQKGKNFATYLNDLRIDFALNQLVKDKRFRSYKLSVIAEELGYNNEQAFSLAFKKKTGTTLSIYIKEIEHQTVPNNNTTTY, encoded by the coding sequence ATGATGAAACATACATGCTTTTTTTTACTCCTTATTAGTAATTTATTTTTCACACAAAATAAGACTACTGACAACTTAGGAACATTAGATTATGATAAATTGAAAAATAAATTTTATGAATATTATGAAAATGATAATATTTTAAAAACTAAACTCACTGCCGAATACTATTTACAAAAAGCAAAAAAAGAGAAAAATAATCTTCAAATCGCAGAAGGTTATATACTAGTACATTTTAATGAAAATTTTCCAATAGCTTTAAAGTATATATATAGTTTAGATATAATCACAAAAAATATAAAAGGTAGTTTATACCCTACCAGAACATATTTGATGAAAGGAAATTTATATTTTAAAAATGATTACTTAAAGAAGGCATTAGACAATTATCTTATAGCTTTACAGTACGCAAAAGAGCAAAAAGATCAGAAACAGATTGCATATGCTAACATAAATATTGCTTATTTAAATAATTATTTAGGTAAATATGCAGAAGCCGCTAAAACATTCAGATATTATTTACATGGATCTCATAATATTACCAATGAGTCACAACATAATCAAATACGTGTAAGTCTCATCTATTGTTATATTGAACTTAATAAATTGGACTCTGCCAATATTTTAATCAAAGATGGCCTAACATCCTCATTTACAAATAAAAGTAAATATAGTGTTAATCAATATTCTTATTTTTCTGGATATGCTTATCTTAAACAGAAAAAATATAGATCTGCTATAATTGAGCTGTTAAAAGCCTATAATTTTTTTTCGAGTATTAATGATGACAATGCAAATTACGCATTATATAGCTTAGGCAAATCTTATGATGGATTAAGAGATAAGAAAAAAGCAGTTCGATATTTTACTTTATTAGACTTTAATGTACAAAAAACAAATAAAACCTTTCCTCAGCTTCGAGAAGTATACACCTATCTTGTAGAATATTACAAAGAAAATAACAACAAAGAGAAACAATTATATTATATTGACCGCTTTTTAAAAGTTGATAAAAAACTTGATGAACAATTTAAGTATTTATCTGCAGAAATACCTAAAAAATACGATACTCCAAATCTCTTACAGGAAAAAGAGGATATCATTAATGATTTACAAAACAGGAAAATAATTTTATATGTTTCCATTGGCTTTCTATCAATATCTCTGTTATTACTTTCCTTTTTCTATTATAGATCTAAAAAAACAGAAAAAAAGCATAGGAAAATTGCTCAGGATTTAATCAATTCTATTGAGCTGAGAAGTTTTGAAACTCCTGAAGAAAAATTAGATGTATTTCATATTCAAGAAAAGGAGCAAGTTAATATAGAAGACAAAATAGCAAAGACAACCCCAGAAGATGTAACCCAATATATTTTAAAAGAATTGGAAACTTTCGAAACGAAAGAGCTTTTTTTGAAGAAAGGCATCACATCAGCAAGTTTAGCAAAAAGTATAAAAACAAATACAACTTATCTGTCAGAGGTCATTAATACTCAGAAAGGAAAAAACTTTGCTACTTACCTGAATGATCTTCGTATTGATTTTGCATTAAATCAGCTAGTGAAAGATAAAAGATTTCGATCTTATAAATTATCTGTCATTGCAGAGGAATTAGGATACAATAATGAACAGGCATTTTCCCTAGCTTTCAAGAAAAAAACAGGTACAACACTTTCTATTTACATTAAAGAGATAGAACATCAAACAGTTCCGAACAACAATACAACCACTTACTAA
- a CDS encoding prolyl oligopeptidase family serine peptidase, with the protein MKIRIFIIICLLPILFNAQKSNLAISNPVIYEYFGNRIIDEYRNLENLDDPQNLKWMKSQTAYTSSVLDLIPKKNYYFEKRLELDKRQGYSISDLKIVDSDKYFYLKKKGDEKVAKVYFREGFQGKEELLYDPTNYKDSETNHEFVINYISPSWDGSKIAISMSEKGNELADVIIMDVKTKYIHPEIITNTAPATFDGIKWVDDNSGFFCVAFSTTDPKSKDFYKNTRTVLYKLGTDPKKLIDVFSAKNNPDLDITESQYPMILSFDQNDQYYIGMIVDFQSFRKTFIISKKDLLAGKKNWKPFSEPSDKTKNLDFWNDNVVFQSSYNSPFNRLCKTSITNPNFKKAETLVPDKKDEIIKSYRITKDGIYYTTTKNGVEAKLYLYRDGKDSEITLPYPSGNIELQYKDGNSSDIWITCSGWANEEQRFKYDVKTNIFKPENLSPITEYPEFNNVLVNEITIKARDGEEIPVSLIYNKNLKKDGKNMILIDSYGSYGISYTPFFAKMYLLWGNQGGMVAVAHVRGGSEKGERWRLGGYKETKPNTWRDLIDCTEYLIKEKYTSKDKVAIWGASAGGITVGRAMTERPDLFKAVIAEVGALNTLREEATPNGQPKEFGSVKDPKEFKALLEMDAYHHIKKGVKYPATFITGGINDQRVIVWEPTKFAAKLMADNVSDNPILLKIDFEGGHVGNVPVAQRYANLGDMFTFAFWQLGHPDYQPKETPKK; encoded by the coding sequence ATGAAAATAAGAATATTTATTATTATCTGTTTATTACCTATTCTTTTCAATGCTCAAAAAAGTAATTTGGCGATTTCTAATCCGGTTATATATGAATATTTTGGAAATAGAATAATAGATGAATACAGAAATCTAGAGAATCTGGATGACCCTCAAAATCTTAAATGGATGAAATCTCAGACGGCTTATACTAGTTCTGTCTTGGATTTGATTCCCAAAAAGAACTATTATTTTGAAAAAAGATTAGAGCTTGATAAAAGACAAGGGTATTCTATATCTGATTTGAAAATAGTAGATAGTGATAAATATTTTTATTTAAAGAAAAAAGGTGATGAAAAAGTGGCCAAGGTTTACTTTAGAGAAGGATTTCAAGGAAAAGAAGAACTTCTTTATGATCCTACCAATTATAAAGATTCAGAGACAAATCATGAGTTTGTTATCAATTACATAAGTCCGAGTTGGGATGGTAGTAAAATTGCTATTTCTATGTCTGAAAAAGGGAATGAATTGGCAGATGTAATTATTATGGATGTCAAAACAAAATATATTCATCCCGAAATCATTACTAATACAGCACCTGCTACTTTTGATGGAATTAAATGGGTAGATGATAATAGTGGTTTTTTCTGTGTAGCCTTTTCTACAACAGATCCTAAATCTAAGGATTTTTATAAAAATACACGAACCGTCCTATATAAATTAGGAACAGATCCAAAAAAATTAATTGATGTTTTTTCTGCTAAAAATAACCCTGATTTAGATATTACAGAAAGTCAATATCCAATGATTTTAAGTTTTGATCAAAATGATCAGTATTATATTGGAATGATAGTTGATTTTCAATCTTTCAGAAAAACATTTATTATTAGCAAAAAAGATTTATTAGCTGGTAAAAAAAATTGGAAACCATTTTCTGAACCAAGTGATAAAACTAAGAATTTAGACTTTTGGAATGATAATGTTGTTTTTCAATCGTCTTATAATTCACCTTTTAATAGACTATGTAAAACCAGTATTACTAATCCAAATTTTAAAAAAGCAGAAACTTTAGTTCCAGATAAAAAAGATGAAATTATTAAGAGTTATAGGATAACCAAGGATGGTATCTATTATACAACAACTAAAAATGGAGTAGAAGCTAAGTTATATTTATATAGAGACGGAAAAGATAGCGAAATTACGCTTCCTTATCCATCTGGAAATATTGAATTACAGTATAAAGACGGAAACTCTTCTGATATTTGGATAACATGTTCAGGATGGGCGAATGAGGAGCAACGTTTTAAGTATGATGTAAAAACTAATATCTTTAAACCGGAAAATCTTAGTCCTATTACAGAATATCCTGAATTTAATAATGTACTAGTTAATGAGATCACTATAAAAGCCAGAGATGGAGAAGAAATTCCAGTTTCCTTAATATATAATAAAAACCTCAAAAAGGACGGTAAGAATATGATACTCATTGATAGCTATGGCTCTTACGGAATATCCTATACTCCATTTTTTGCTAAAATGTATTTATTATGGGGTAATCAGGGTGGAATGGTAGCTGTAGCCCATGTAAGAGGAGGGAGTGAAAAAGGAGAAAGATGGCGTTTAGGAGGATACAAGGAAACCAAGCCTAATACTTGGAGGGATCTAATAGACTGTACAGAATATCTGATAAAAGAAAAATATACATCAAAAGATAAAGTAGCTATTTGGGGAGCGAGTGCAGGAGGGATTACGGTGGGAAGAGCAATGACGGAAAGACCTGATCTTTTTAAAGCTGTTATTGCTGAAGTTGGTGCGCTAAATACACTTAGAGAGGAAGCAACCCCTAATGGGCAGCCAAAAGAATTTGGAAGTGTAAAAGATCCAAAAGAGTTTAAGGCATTATTGGAAATGGACGCCTATCATCATATTAAAAAAGGAGTGAAATATCCTGCTACATTTATAACAGGAGGAATAAATGACCAAAGAGTAATAGTTTGGGAACCTACAAAATTTGCAGCCAAACTAATGGCAGATAATGTTTCGGATAATCCCATATTACTAAAAATAGATTTTGAAGGAGGACACGTTGGTAATGTACCTGTAGCACAACGATATGCCAATTTAGGAGATATGTTTACCTTTGCCTTCTGGCAACTAGGTCACCCAGATTATCAACCAAAAGAAACTCCAAAAAAATAA
- a CDS encoding lantibiotic dehydratase family protein, with protein sequence MSRFPYNFFDEYIFRTPLFSRKNFSDQFNKEKLSEEELREICKDSIFQEAIYLASPYLYEEINLWLNSEKELSPKQHQKLINSILKYYGRMSTRCTPFGLFSGVGLGKFEDSLESRDSDLEKIRDTKLDMHFLVGLSKSFTVIPEIKNQLLFFPNNSIYKVGDKLRYVEYEYNNGKREYIISSAPFSDYLEQVLHFSKEGKTILQIAKTLVNNEISLQDASEFIEELIENQVLVSELEPSVSGDDFLEVIISVLKRIGAEKETSTLISIKEKLLELDLKIGNPISVYTEIEKLIQSFQTEYEQKYLFQTDLYFQNEFQLPNYWKKELKQGFCFLNKMCLLQKDTSLEKFKKAFNERFEGEEVPLSYVLDTEVGIGYRQEVQSKGVHPYLDDLQLPFSKNVHDLTIKINPVHKILNDKLQEALFENQSVIKLNDEDFKDFEENWNDLPDTISFMSEIISESGLEKLVLSGGGGSSAANLLGRFCSEKSEVKNQTKKIVKKEEELNPDYILAEIIHLPEARIGNVIRRSSLRNYEIPYLAQSILPKENQISVDDLYISLRHDRLILRSKKLNKKVQPYLTNAHNYYTNSLPVYHFLADFSSQNVRTNLYFNWGGLAQLYKFLPRIEYKNIILSKAQWTINQNDIQTLLISIDHKKEFLDELKNWRLKRKIPSWIQWVKHDHTLTLNLENYDLAQLFIETVKTEKSIIIEEFLYNENDDFMRQFVFSMYKDK encoded by the coding sequence ATGTCCCGTTTCCCGTATAATTTCTTCGATGAGTATATATTTCGTACTCCTTTATTTTCGCGAAAAAACTTTAGTGATCAATTCAATAAAGAGAAATTATCGGAAGAAGAATTAAGAGAAATCTGTAAAGATTCTATTTTCCAGGAAGCCATTTATTTGGCATCACCTTATTTATATGAAGAAATCAATCTTTGGTTGAATTCAGAAAAAGAACTTTCACCAAAACAACATCAGAAACTAATAAATAGCATACTGAAATACTATGGTCGAATGAGTACACGTTGTACACCATTCGGCTTGTTTTCAGGAGTTGGTTTAGGGAAATTTGAAGATTCTTTGGAATCTAGAGACTCTGACTTAGAAAAAATCCGAGATACAAAGCTGGATATGCATTTTTTGGTAGGCTTATCAAAAAGTTTTACAGTAATTCCCGAGATAAAAAATCAATTATTATTTTTTCCGAACAATAGTATTTATAAAGTCGGCGATAAACTTCGTTATGTTGAATACGAATATAATAATGGAAAGAGAGAATATATAATTTCTTCCGCGCCATTTTCAGATTATCTAGAACAGGTTTTACATTTTTCAAAAGAAGGTAAAACGATCTTGCAGATTGCGAAAACTCTTGTAAATAATGAAATTTCATTACAGGATGCATCTGAATTTATCGAAGAGCTTATAGAAAATCAGGTTTTGGTAAGCGAATTAGAACCAAGTGTATCCGGAGATGATTTTTTAGAAGTCATAATTTCTGTGTTAAAAAGAATAGGCGCCGAAAAAGAAACATCAACCTTAATTTCAATCAAAGAAAAACTCCTAGAATTGGATCTGAAAATTGGAAATCCAATTTCAGTATATACTGAGATCGAGAAACTCATTCAGTCTTTTCAAACGGAATATGAGCAGAAATATCTTTTTCAAACCGATCTATATTTTCAAAATGAATTTCAGCTTCCAAACTATTGGAAAAAAGAATTAAAACAAGGTTTTTGCTTTCTAAATAAAATGTGTCTGCTTCAAAAAGATACTTCTCTTGAAAAATTCAAAAAAGCTTTTAATGAAAGATTTGAAGGAGAAGAAGTTCCTTTATCATACGTTTTAGATACAGAAGTTGGAATTGGATATCGACAAGAAGTTCAATCAAAAGGGGTTCATCCTTATTTGGATGATCTTCAGTTACCGTTTTCTAAAAATGTTCATGACCTTACTATTAAAATCAATCCGGTTCATAAGATATTGAATGATAAACTGCAGGAAGCTTTGTTTGAAAATCAATCCGTAATCAAATTGAATGATGAAGATTTTAAAGATTTTGAAGAAAATTGGAATGATTTACCAGATACCATATCTTTTATGTCAGAGATTATTTCAGAATCCGGGCTGGAGAAACTTGTGTTAAGTGGAGGAGGAGGGAGCAGTGCTGCCAATTTATTAGGACGTTTTTGTTCGGAAAAATCAGAAGTAAAAAATCAGACAAAAAAAATTGTAAAAAAAGAAGAAGAACTAAATCCTGATTATATTTTAGCCGAAATCATTCATTTGCCTGAAGCCAGAATTGGAAATGTGATCAGACGGTCTTCATTGAGAAACTATGAAATTCCTTATTTGGCGCAATCAATTTTACCAAAAGAAAATCAAATTTCTGTTGACGATTTGTATATTTCTTTAAGACATGACAGACTTATTTTACGCTCCAAAAAACTCAATAAAAAAGTTCAACCATATCTTACCAATGCTCATAATTATTATACAAATTCTCTTCCGGTTTATCACTTTCTTGCTGACTTTTCTTCACAAAATGTAAGAACAAATTTGTATTTCAATTGGGGTGGATTGGCACAGCTTTATAAATTTTTACCCAGAATTGAATATAAAAATATTATTTTATCTAAAGCTCAATGGACGATCAATCAAAATGACATACAAACTTTACTTATTTCGATTGATCATAAAAAAGAGTTTTTAGATGAATTAAAAAATTGGAGATTGAAAAGAAAAATTCCTTCGTGGATTCAATGGGTGAAACATGATCATACTTTAACGCTGAATCTGGAAAATTACGATCTTGCTCAACTCTTTATAGAGACCGTAAAAACTGAAAAATCGATTATAATAGAAGAGTTTCTCTATAATGAAAATGATGATTTTATGCGGCAGTTTGTATTTTCAATGTATAAAGATAAGTAA
- a CDS encoding thiopeptide-type bacteriocin biosynthesis protein: MEIVRKFVPGSKWLYLKIYTGVKTSDVLLEEAIQPLTEFFIENKYISKWFFIRYNDPKSHVRVRFELSDNNYYSEILSKIQLTFEKYINSGEIANLVIDTYSREIERYGVSTMEEAEYLFYRNSDFFVKKCLHLDDEEKIIVSLFYIDKVLDLLKLSMSEKLLWIKNSNDVFKREFNADKKLNSQLDKKYRLFKPKYMDFLESEDYLDFRENMKIHCLELEPTLENVILKNSSLQDFFQSIFHMNINRMFVSNQRLFEMIIYDYLFRYYKTISFHEFK; encoded by the coding sequence ATGGAAATAGTGAGAAAATTTGTTCCCGGAAGTAAATGGCTTTATCTGAAAATTTATACAGGTGTAAAGACTTCCGATGTTCTTTTGGAAGAAGCGATTCAACCTTTGACCGAATTTTTTATTGAAAATAAATACATTTCGAAATGGTTTTTTATTCGATACAATGATCCGAAATCGCATGTAAGAGTTAGATTTGAGTTGTCTGATAATAATTATTACAGTGAAATTCTTTCCAAAATCCAGCTTACTTTTGAGAAATATATTAATTCAGGGGAAATTGCAAACCTTGTTATTGACACTTACAGCAGAGAAATTGAAAGATATGGAGTATCAACAATGGAAGAAGCGGAGTATTTGTTCTATAGAAATAGTGATTTTTTTGTAAAAAAATGTTTGCACTTAGATGATGAGGAGAAAATAATCGTCTCACTTTTTTATATTGATAAGGTATTAGATCTTCTAAAACTTTCCATGAGTGAAAAATTGTTGTGGATAAAAAACTCTAATGACGTTTTCAAAAGAGAATTCAATGCAGATAAAAAACTAAATAGCCAACTTGATAAAAAATATAGGCTTTTCAAACCAAAATATATGGATTTTCTGGAATCCGAGGACTATCTGGATTTTAGAGAAAACATGAAAATTCACTGTTTAGAATTAGAACCCACTTTAGAAAATGTTATTTTAAAAAATTCTTCTTTGCAAGATTTTTTTCAGAGTATATTTCATATGAATATCAACAGGATGTTCGTTTCGAATCAGCGGTTATTTGAAATGATTATTTATGATTATTTATTTCGATATTATAAAACAATTTCTTTTCATGAGTTTAAATAA
- a CDS encoding DUF3810 domain-containing protein: protein MMISFFELFFELQKSLHQMIFSWIPFSFGDLLYVILGALLLYFIIKIFKKKSRSNSILQLLIIINIFYFTYQIFWGMLYFQTPIIKKLSSQEEPTLDKAKTLALRYLEKCKSTRELAKEDKNGIFVVKDLKAIQKEILFQQQQLPKNISDKKAPQINSFKPSLFKNVMSFTGILGYYNPFTAEAQYNSELPSTFIPFTSAHESSHQLGFAREQEANFVGYLIGIKSENLELRYSTEYFTLKSLLRYIVENDPEFVKSVLNNYSAGMKRDRAYEKSFVMRHQGWLDDFFGFTNNLFLKSNQQEGSITYSYFIDLLLNYEK, encoded by the coding sequence ATGATGATCTCGTTTTTCGAACTTTTTTTTGAACTTCAGAAAAGTCTCCATCAAATGATATTTTCATGGATTCCTTTTTCATTTGGAGATCTGCTTTATGTTATATTAGGTGCTTTGCTTTTGTATTTCATTATTAAAATTTTTAAAAAGAAAAGCAGAAGTAATTCTATTCTACAACTTTTAATCATTATTAATATCTTTTATTTTACCTATCAGATATTTTGGGGAATGTTATATTTCCAAACTCCAATTATTAAGAAATTATCAAGCCAAGAAGAGCCAACTTTAGACAAGGCAAAAACTTTAGCTTTACGATATCTTGAAAAATGTAAATCAACAAGAGAACTTGCAAAAGAAGATAAAAATGGAATTTTCGTTGTGAAAGATTTAAAAGCTATTCAGAAGGAAATACTTTTTCAGCAACAACAACTTCCCAAAAACATTTCGGATAAGAAAGCCCCGCAAATTAATTCATTTAAACCAAGCTTATTCAAGAATGTAATGAGTTTTACGGGAATCCTGGGCTACTACAATCCTTTTACTGCAGAAGCACAATATAACTCCGAATTACCGTCTACATTCATCCCTTTTACATCAGCTCATGAAAGTTCGCATCAGCTAGGTTTCGCACGAGAGCAGGAAGCTAATTTTGTGGGCTATTTAATAGGAATCAAATCTGAAAATTTAGAATTGAGATACAGCACGGAATATTTTACGTTAAAAAGCCTTTTAAGATATATTGTTGAAAATGATCCTGAGTTCGTAAAATCTGTTTTGAATAATTATTCTGCCGGAATGAAAAGGGACAGAGCATATGAGAAGAGTTTTGTGATGAGACATCAAGGCTGGCTGGATGATTTTTTCGGATTTACGAATAATCTATTCTTAAAAAGTAATCAACAAGAAGGATCTATAACTTATTCTTACTTTATTGACTTATTATTAAATTACGAAAAATAG